The Hymenobacter sp. DG01 sequence GCCCATCGTGGTGAAGGACGACCCCACGCTGCTGTTCATTAACTCGGGCATGGCCCCGTTCAAAGACTACTTCCTCGGCAACAAGCCAGCCCCCTTCAAGCGTATCGCCGACACCCAGAAGTGCCTGCGCGTGTCGGGCAAGCACAACGACCTAGAAGAGGTGGGCTACGATACCTACCACCACACCATGTTCGAGATGCTCGGCAACTGGTCGTTTGGTGATTATTTCAAGAAGGACGCCATTGCCTGGGCCTGGGAACTGCTCACGGACGTGTACAAGCTGCCCAAAGACCGTCTCTATGTCACCTACTTCGAGGGCGACAAAGGCGACGGGCTCGGCCCCGACACCGAGACCCAGGACCTGTGGCGCCAGTACACCTCCGACGACCGGATTCTGCCCGGCAACAAGAAGGATAACTTCTGGGAAATGGGCGACACCGGCCCCTGCGGCCCCTGCACCGAAATCCACATCGACCTGCGCGACGAGGCCGAGGTGGCCCAGAAAGGCGGCGCCGAGCTGGTTAACGCCGACCACCCCCAGGTAGTCGAAATCTGGAACAACGTGTTCATGGAGTTCGAGCGCCGCGCCGATAAGTCGCTGCTAAAACTACCTCAGCAGAACGTAGATACGGGCATGGGCTTCGAGCGTTTGATGATGGCCGTGTCGGGCGTGAAGTCGAACTACGACACCGACGTATTCCAGCCCCTCATCCAGTTCATTGCCGCCGAGGCCGGCCTGCAGTACCACGGCACGGCCCCCGCCACCGTGAACGACCAGCCTGCCACGGAGAACGAGAAAACGGATATTGCCATCCGGGTTATTGCCGACCACATCCGGACCATCAGCTTCACCATTGCTGACGGCCAGTTGCCCAGCAACGTGAAGGCTGGCTACGTGATTCGCCGCATCTTGCGCCGCGCCGTGCGCTACGCGTTTTCCTCGCTGAACCAGAAGCAGCCCTTCCTCTACAAGCTGGTGCCCGTGCTGGCCGACCAGATGGCGAACATCTTCCCCGAGCTGAAGGCCCAGCAGCAATTCGTGCAGCGCGTGATTGAGGAAGAGGAAATTGCCTTCCTGAAAACCCTGGAAAACGGCCTGCGCCGCCTCGACGCCCTAGAAGAAGCGGCCCGCCAGAACGGCAACCGCATCGATGGCAAAACAGCTTTCGAACTGTCAGATACCTTCGGCTTCCCCCTGGACCTCACCGCCCTCATTGCCCGCGAAAAAGGCCTGACTGTGGACGAGGAAGGCTTCAAGACGGAGCTGGAAGCGCAGAAAAGCCGTTCGCGCAATGCCCAGGAGGCCGAGCAGAGCGACTGGGCCATCGTAACGGAATCGGAGGAGCAGCCGGCGTTTGTGGGCTACGACCAGGAGCAGGCCCCGGCCCGCCTGCTGCGCTACCGCCGCACCGACCGCAAAGGCAAAACCGAGTACCAAGTAGTGCTCGACCAGACGCCGTTCTACGCCGAATCGGGCGGACAGATTGGCGACACGGGCTACCTGGTGTCGCCCCTGAGCAAGGTGCGGGTACTGGACACGAAAAAGGAAAACGACCTCATCGTGCACACCGTTCTGGAACTGCCCCAGGATCTGGATGCCGAGTTCAGCGCCGAAGTGGACCATGCCCGCCGCGACCAGATCCGCCGCAACCACACGGCCACCCACTTGCTGCAGGCCGCCCTGCGCGAGGTAGTAGGCACCCACGTAGCCCAGAAAGGCTCGTTGGTAAACGAGAAGCTGCTGCGCTTCGACTTCTCACACTTCACCAAAGTAACCGACGACCAGCTGCGGCAGGTGGAAACCATCGTGAACCGCAAAATCCGGCAGCAGATTCCGCTGGATGAGCGCCGCAACGTGCCCATCGACGAGGCCAAAGCTCTGGGTGCTACCGCCTTGTTCGGCGAGAAGTACGGCGAGTTCGTGCGCGTCATCACCTTCGACCGGGAATTCTCGGTAGAGCTCTGTGGTGGCACCCACGTCCGCACCACCGGCGACATTGGCTTCTTCAAAATCACCTCGGAAAGCGCGGTAGGAGCAGGTGTGCGCCGCATTGAGGCCGTAACCGCCGAAGCGGCCGAAGCCTTCGTGAACCAGCAGCTGGATTTGCTAGGCCAGGTGCGCGAGGCCCTGGGCAACCCCCAGCACCTCATTCCCAGCATCGAAAAGCAAACCGAGGAAATTGCCGGCCTGCGCAAGCAGATCGAGCAGTTTGCCCAGCAGAGCATCAACCAGCAGAAAGACCAGCTGGTAGGCCAGGTGAAGCCCCTCAACGGCGTGAGCTTCCTGGCCGCTCAGGTGCAGGCCACGTCCGCCGATGCCCTCAAAACCCTGGCCTTCAACCTGCGTCAGTCGGTGCCCAACCTGGTGGCCGTACTCGGCGCTGAAATCGACGGTAAGCCCCAGCTGGCTGTTATGCTCGACGACGAACTGGCCAAAGGCGGCAAGCTGAACGCCTCCCAGCTGGTGCGCGAGCTGGCCAAGGAAATTCAGGGCGGCGGCGGTGGTCAGCCGTTCTTCGCCACGGCCGGCGGCAAGAACGTAGCTGGTTTGGGTGCTGCTATTGGGAAGGCTGAGGAGTTGGTGAGCAAGGTGCTGGTATAGCAATACATGACTTCACCTATAGTCCGTTAGCGGGCCGGGGCGATATTAAAAATTTAATATCGCCCCGGCCCGTAATTTTTTATAGTTCCTAGTTTTTTAGGACTGGGAAGTACATCAGAGTTGGAATCAACACATTCTGATAACCGATATATAGCCGTCCAACATTTATATTTGGATACGTATCTTATTTCCGCATAATAAAGTGAGAAAACATCTACTGCTACTCAGTCTTGGGCTGAGCAGTATTGCCACTCAGGCTCAAGAGTATACTGGTTCGTCAACAACTACTACTGCTAAGTATTTCAACAAACAGGGAGACATACAGCCTACCGCCGAAGGGGCCTCTTACAGTGAGGAAACCGAACTGAAGGAGGGCAATGCCGCAACGGTTCGTACATTCTACATAAGCGGCAAACCTCGCTCCGTAATCTTCTACGAAGACCTGGCACGCCATATGGTGCATGGCATCAGTGAGGGCTGGCATGAAAACGGAAACCTGAGCTGGCATTCAGAAATGCAGCACGGCAAGCCTTCAGGTCCTTATAGAAACCACTATCCCAGTGGTCAGTTGCATTACGAGCAGAACTATGCAGATGGTAAACGGCAAGGAGAGCTAGTTGTCTATTACCCCGATGGCAGGCTCAAGAGACGTGAAATATACGCAGATAATCAGCGGGTAAACGGTACTTGTTACAATCCGCAAGGCCAGGAAATGCCTTGTTACGAATTTGAAGTGATGCCCTCGTTTCCGGGTGGTCAGCAAGCGCTGCTGCAATATATTGGTCAGAATACCCGGTATCCAGGTAAGGCTTTGCGACGGGGCGTGGAAGGTAAAGTATTCGTAAAGTTTGTCGTTGACACTACAGGTGTGGTAAGCAATGTGCGCATTGACAAAGGAGTTGACCCATTGCTAGATACAGAGGCTGTACACGTAGTCAAAAATTTGCCTCGTTTCGAGCCTGGAAGACAAGATGGGCGGCCGGTGCCGGTGTACTTTACTGTTCCCATCACTTTCTCTATAAATAAATCCTCTCTGTTCAGACAAAAGCCGCGTGCAGGCAATCAGCCGGCGTCAGGGCTCTAGCTCACTTCTACTCTATGCTAAGATTCTGCAGGCAGTGGAATGTATTAACTCAATAAGTCTTCATCACCTCTTACCATACTCTATGCGCCTTTCTACCTTCCTGCTTACCGCTGGCCTGCTCACCGGCCTCGCTACCACCGCCTCAGCCCAGACCTTCACCGATCCTGGCGCCTACAACAATTTTATCGTAGCCGAGCAGCGGGCCATGCTCAAGAAAAACCTGCGCTATATCAGTAAATCGGCCCACTCGGACAACGAGAAGAAGATTGACGCCAAGCGTCAGGACCTGATTAAGCAGACGGAAGCCTCCCTGAACAAAGTGGCTAAAATGCCCGCGTTCAAGGACGATAAAGGCTTCAAGGAGCAAACCACCGAGGCGTTTTACCAACTGCTGAAAGTGTACTCCGAGGATTACAAAGCCGTGGATATGATGGCGGCTACGCGCACGGCCACCGTCGAGAACATGGAGCAGTATTTTAAGCTCCAGGAAATTGCTGAGGCCAAGCTGCAGGTGGTCAACGACTCGGTGGACGCGGCCCAGCGCCGCTTTGCCCGGCGGCACAACATGACCATTTCCGCCGATCCTGAGGGCAAGCGCCTGGCCGAGTATATGCGGCAGGTGTCGGAGGTGAATAGCTACCAGCACAAGGTGTACCTGGCGCAGTTTCGGATTGAAAAGGCCACGGCCAAGCTCACCGATGCCCTAAGCGCCCAGGACCCGGCCGCTTTCGAAGCGGCCCGCCTGCAGCTGGTGGCCGATTCCAAAACCGCTACCACCGAGCTAACGGCCATTCCGGCCTTCCGGGGCAAAGACGCCCGCTACCGCGACGCGGCCCGCAACCTGGTGAAATTCTATGCTGGCTTTGCCGCCACCCAGGCCGCCCAGATGAAGGAGTTGCTGGAGCGCAAAGACGCTCTTACCAAAACCGACGCCGATAAATTCAACGGCTTTATCAACCTGTATAACACCCAGAATCAGAAGCTGGCTCAGGCCTACAACCAGGCTGGCAACGCCTTCCAGGCTACCTATATTCCGGTGTTCAACGATTAAGGAGGGGTAGGGCCTGCAGTATCATTCCGAGCGGAGCAAGAAATCGGGGTTGCCTTGGTGGTTCACCCAGATTCCTCGTTCCGCTCGGAATGACAAGTTTATGGGCCCGGCGGAATAGTGCTTACCTTGCAAAAAAATCAGCGCAATCAGCCTTAGCAGCGCGCATCAACGATTTATGGACGAAAGCATCAAAGCCAAATACCAGCCCGTCATTGGTCTGGAAGTACACGCCCAGCTGCTCACGCGCAGCAAAATGTACTCCTCCGACGAAAACGAGTACGGCGCTCTGCCCAATAACAACCTCAGTGTCATCACGCTGGGGCACCCCGGCACGCTGCCGCGCGTGAATTACACGGCCGTGGAGTACGCCATGAAAATGGGCCTGGCCACCAACTGCCAGATCCGGCGCGACAACCTGTTCGCGCGCAAAAACTACTTCTACCCCGACCTTCCCAAGGGCTACCAGATTACCCAGGACAAAACCCCCATCTGCACCGGCGGCCACGTAGAAGTGCGCCTTTCGGATGGCTCGACCAAGAAAATCGGCATTACCCGCATCCACATGGAGGAAGATGCGGGTAAGAGCATGCACCTGGCGGGCGAGGTGGAAACCCTGGTGGATTTGAACCGGGCCGGGGTGCCTTTGATTGAAATTGTGTCGGAGCCGGACATCCGAAACGCCGAGGAAGCCTACGCCTACCTCTCTGAAATCAAGAAACTGGTGCAGTACCTGGGCATCTGCGACGGCAACATGGAGGAAGGCTCTCTGCGCTGCGACGCCAACATTTCGGTGATGCTCAAGGACGCCGACCAGTTTGGTACCAAGGTGGAGGTCAAGAACATGAACTCCTTCCGCAACGTGCAGCGGGCCATTGAGTACGAGATTGAGCGGCAGATTGCCCTGGCCGAAGCCGGCGAGGTAATCGACAGCGAAACCCGGGGCTTTGATGCGCAGACCGGCACCACCAGCGGGCAGCGTAGCAAGGAAACCATGAACGACTACCGGTACTTCCCGGAGCCCGATCTGCCCCCGGTTATTATCGACGACGAGTGGCTGCACCGCGTGCAGGCCGAGCTGCCGGCGCTGCCCCAGCAGCTCTACGCCCGCTTCACCGGCGAGCTGGGCCTCTCGGATTACGACGCCAACGTGCTGACCGCCGACAAGGACGTGGCTCTGTATTTCGATGAGCTGACGCGCCTGACCACCAACGCCAAGGCCGCCGCCAACTGGGTAACCGGCCCCGTGAAAGCCTACCTCAACGAGCGGGCCCTAACCCTCGACCAGTTCCCGCTCACGCCCCAGCACCTGGCCGATATCATCGGGCTGATTGATGAGAACAAGGTAGGCCACTCGGTGGCTAGCAAGCAGCTGTTCCCGTACCTGCTCGAAAACCCTGCCCAAACCGCCGCTGCCGCTGCCGAAGCACAAGGCCTGTTGCAGCAGTCGGATGCCGGTGCGCTGGAAGCCATGATTCAGCAGGTACTCGACGCCAACCCGGCCAAAGTAGCCGAGTACCGCGCCGGCAAAAAGTCGCTAACCGGCATGTTTATGGGTGAGCTGATGAAGCTGACCGGCGGCAAGGCCGACCCCAAGATGGCCAACCAGCTGCTGCGCCAAAAGCTCGACGCTTAGGCCTCGCTACATTCAATATAAAACCACCGGCCCGGCGGCCGGTGGTTTTTTGTTTACTTGGGGGTAGGGCTATTTATTCCATTTGGTTTCAATTCACTACCCCCTTATGATGCGCCGAACTCTTATTGGGCTGCTAGTGCTGCTAAGCGGCGGTAGCTGCCAGCGGCCGGCGGTGCCTGCTACTTCAGCCGCCGCAACGCCCCGCGCCGCCCCCGAAGCTCCTGACATCAACCTGCCCGGGCTCGATGGCACCAAGCTGGCGCTGAGCAGTCTGCGCGGCAAGTATGTGCTGGTTGATTTCTGGGCTTCCTGGTGCGGGCCCTGCCGGGCCGAAAGTCCCAATCTGCGCAAAATTTACGGGCAGTTTCATAGCCGGGGGCTGGAAATCTACAGCGTGTCGCTGGATGTGAACCGGGCCCGCTGGCACCAGGCCATTGCCGCCGATGAGCTGACCTGGCACCACGTTTCGGACCTGCGCGGCTGGCAGAGCGCCGGGGCCCAGGCCTACGGGGTGCATTCCATTCCGTACTCGGTGTTGCTCGACCCGGAGGGCCGCGTACTGGCTTATAATCTGAGAGGTCGGGCCCTGGGCCAGAAGATTTCGGAATACATTCCGCTGGATTAACTACCCGCTGGCCGGCTGGCGCCAATGCCGGAACCAAACCCCGCGCCTCGCGTGTAGGTAGGCCAGGGAAGCCCAACCGCAATTCCGCCTAAAAGTGGCAACTTGCGGCCGGTTTCTACGTCCATAGCCACACGGTACCGGTGCCATCACCGGTCAGTTTTCCGAATGATGCACAAGATGAAAAGCTTGCTTTACGTAGGCGCCCTGCTGGGCATGACCAACGCCTGCAATAAAAACACTACCCCCACCAGCAGTACCAACGGGGCGGCTACCGATGCCAGCAGCTACCAGCTCACGGGCCAGCTGCAGAACGCCCCGGCCGGCACTAAGGTCTATCTGGCCGAGCTAGGCGAAACCCAATTCGTGTCGCGCGATACGGCTACGGTGGATGAGAAGGGGCAGTTTACGTTCAGCGGCAGCCTGCCCGAGGCGGGCATCTACCAGGTAAAGCTCAACGACCAGAACCAGGCGCTGGTGGCCCTGGAAAACGGCCGCCAGGTGCAGCTTTCCGGCGACGCCCAGCAGTTCGGGCGGAGCTATACCGTGAAAGGCTCCCCTGATTCGGACCTGCTCCAGCAAATCAGCCGGACCATGGAAACCTCGCGCCAGCAGATGCAGCAGCTGGAGCAGCGCTTTAACCAGGCCGCCGAGCAGAACCGCCGCGACTCCCTGAGCATTCTGCAGGAGAAGGCCATGGCGCTGCAAAAGCAAGGTTCCGCGAGCCTGAGCCGCCTGGTGCGCCAGAGCCCCAACTCGGTGGTGTCGGCCTTCGTGGTGACCAGCCTTATTAACCCCGACGACAACTTCGCGCTGGCTGACTCGGTGGCGAACGTGCTGAAGAAAAACCGCCCCGATTCGCGCTACACCAAGGCCCTGGTGGCCCGCCTGGAGCCCCTACGGACCACGGCCGTAGGCGTGGAAGCCCCCGAAATCAGCCTGCCAACCCCCGAGGGCAAAGCCGTGAGCCTGAGTAGCCTGCGTGGCAAGTACGTGCTCATCGACTTCTGGGCCAGCTGGTGCGGCCCCTGCCGACAGGAAAATCCCAACGTGGTGAAAGCCTACAACAAGTTCAAGGCCAAGGGCTTCGAGATTTACAGCGTATCCTTCGACCAGGACCGGGGTAAGTGGCTGAAGGCCATCCAGACCGATAAGCTCACCTGGACTCACGTTTCCGACCTGAAAGGCTGGGAAAGCGCTGCCGGCCAGACCTATGGCATCAAGTCTATCCCGCAGTCGTACCTGCTCGACCCCCAGGGCCGCATTATTGCGAAAAACCTGCGCGGCGAGGCTCTGGACGCTACCCTGGCTTCGGTGCTGAAGTAGAAGAGCGCTGCGCATTAGCCGCATAAAAAAGCCCCTGCAGCCAATGCTGGAGGGGCTTTTTTTATGCCGTTTCGTTTAGCTCATGAACATGCGCTGCACGGCCTGCCAGAGTTGCTTTTTGCGGCCGGCGTCGTATTCCAGCATGCTGATTTCGCTGGCCCCCAGGAAGGCGGTGTCTCCGAAGAGCAGCACAGGCTCATAGGGCTGGGTAGTGTACACGGCCACGTCGAGCAGGTTTTTGCCGAAAGCCAGAAACTGCCTGGCCGCCAGATGCTGACGCAGGCTGCACAAGGCCACTGGGTAGCTGGGGTGCTCCACGTTCACCAGCACCACGTCCTCCACAATCAGCCGAATGGCCTTGAGCAGGTTGTTGAGGAATACGTTGCGTGGCAGCTTCTTAAACTCCTCGGCCGGCAGGCGCACCAGAATAATGAGCCCGTTGGCATTGCTGCCCAGCGTGGAGAAGGGGATATGCGCCACCGGCGACTGGGTAGGCGTGGGCTGCACCCGGCCGGCTGGGGCTGCCGCGGCTGCCGGCAGTTGCGCTACCGTAAGGGTGGTAGCCTGGCGCGGAGCCTCTGCGGCCGGCAGGGGGGTAGGCGCGGGAGAAGCAGGCACTGCTGCCGGCACAGGCGTAGCAGGCGGCGAGGGGGGAGTGGCCCCTACCGAAGGCAAGCTGCTCAGGGAAGGCAGTTTGCCGGGCAAAGCAAGGGGTACAGCCGCTGCTACCGGGGTAGCAGGCACCGGGGCAGCAGGCGGCGCGGAGTTCAGGCTGGCAGCAGAGGTAGGCGCCGCTGCCGCCTCGGGGCTGCCGGCCGGGGTAGCAGCCGTGGGCTCCGGTACCACGTAGAGCGCGGCATCGGTATAGAAGTTCTGGAAGAAAGCCAGGGTAGCAGCAGTATCCATAGGGAGGGGCGCGGTGAGCCGGTAACAGCCGAAAAGATGGAATATTCAGGGCCTGACAGCCACCAGGCAAGCGGGTTATTCCAGGTCGAAAAGTGCCTTAAGCTCGGTGGCTTCGTGGGGGCTCATGCGGCCGCCCAGCACCAGGCGCAGCTGACGGCGGCGCAGTGCGCCATCGTAGAGGCTGATTTCCTCCGGGGTTTCCGCCACGGCTTCCGGCACGTCAATCGGTCGGCCCGACTGATCCACGGCCACGAAGGTGAGAAACGCCTCGTTAGACTTGATTTTAGTGCCACTCGGAATGTCCTCGGCCCACACGTTGATGTGCACTTCCATAGAAGAGCTGAAGGAGCGCGTCACCTGGGCTTCCAGCGTTATCACGCTGCCCAGCTTGATGCCTTCCCGAAACGAAACGTTATCGACGGAGGCCGTTACCACGATGCGGTTGGAGTGGCGCTGGGCCGAAATTGCCGCGCACACGTCCATTAGGTGCATCATACGGCCCCCCATCAGGTTGTTGAGCGTGTTGGTATCGTTGGGCAGCACGAGTTCGGTCATCCGAACGAAGGAGTCTTTAACGGGCTTTTGTTTGCGCAGCATGCGGGAGCAGATAGTCTGAATATTTTGACAAAGGTACGGAGGTAGTGAGATGGTGAAGTAGTGCAGTGGTGAGTTTGTCGTTCTGACGAGCCTAGCTGCGCAGATAGAACGTCAAGCTCACTATTGCACCAGTTCACCACTTCACTTATTCCAACCGGCCTGGCCCAGCAGGGGCACGAAGCGGAATTCTTCCAGCACCTGCCGCGAAAACTCTTCCTCGCTTTCCCGCACCACGCGCACCATGCGCTGGGTTTGCTCATCGCCTACGGGAATGACCAGCGCACCGCCTACCCGCAGCTGGCGCAGCAGGGGGCGCGGCAGGGCTGGGGAGCCGGCCGTAACCAGAATCTTATCGAAGGGGGCATGCTGGGGCAGGCCCAGGGAACCGTCGCCGCCGAAGAGGTGGGCGGGGCGGTGCATGGCGGCCAGGCGGCGGGCCGTGCGCTCGAACAGCACCGGGTTGTACTCAATGCTGAACACATGCGGGGTCAGCTCCAGCAGCACGCAGCACTGGTAGCCCGAGCCCGTCCCGATTTCCAGCACCCGCTCGCCGGGCTGCACCTGCAGCAGCTCGGTCTGGTAGGCCACGGTGTAGGGCTGCGAAATCGTCTGGCCCTCGCCAATCGGAAAAGCCTTATCCTGGTAGGCGTGGGGCTGAAAGGCATCCTCGAAGAACAGATGGCGCGGCACCGTGCCGATGGCCGTCAGCACCCGCTCGTCGCGGATACCTTTGCGGCGCAGCTCCTCCACCAGGGTGCGGCGCAATCCACGATGGCGGTAGGTGTCGGCGTGCATGAGACGAAGAGGAGGAATCAACTACGGATGAGGCGAGCCAGGCGGGGCGCCCATAAAGGCCTTCTGCGCAGATTGCGGGTAATTCCTACCTTTGCGCGACTCCGAGAAGCTGGGCCGCCCAGGCCCGGGGTTTTGAATGGAGCGCGAAATTACGCCTTTAGGCCATAAAATTACCCCGATTGCCGGCCCGGCCGGATAGTTTCCTCGCTCTTGATTCGTACTCTCCAAAAACTGAAGCTGATAGGAGCCGACTTCGGGGCGGCGTTGTTGGCGTGGATGTGCTTTTTCCTGTTGCGCAAGTATCTGCTCCAGGAAATCAACGTCAACTACCGCTTCGCGGCCGATGCGGCTTTTCTCTCGGGCTCGGCCCTGCTGATTGCCGGGTTCTGGACGGCGCTCTACGCCCTGATTGGGGAGTACAACGACATCTTTCGCAAGTCGCGCCTCTCGGAGCTGATTCGGCTGGGACAGGTGTCGGTGCTGGGGGCCATCATTATCTTTTTCGCCCTGCTGCTCGACGACCAGGGCGTGCAGAACTACCACAGCTACTACAAAACCATTTCGGCCTATTTCCTGCTCCACTTCTCCCTCACGGCCGTGCTGCGGGTGTGGGCCGTGAGCAGCGTGCAGCGACTGGTGCGGGGCGGCGTCATCACCTTCAATACCCTGCTGGTGGGCTCCGGGGCCCTGGCCCGCGACACCTACCAGGAACTGCGCCGTACGGGGCGGCACCTGGGGCTGCGGCTGGTAGGGTTCACGCCC is a genomic window containing:
- a CDS encoding peroxiredoxin, encoding MMRRTLIGLLVLLSGGSCQRPAVPATSAAATPRAAPEAPDINLPGLDGTKLALSSLRGKYVLVDFWASWCGPCRAESPNLRKIYGQFHSRGLEIYSVSLDVNRARWHQAIAADELTWHHVSDLRGWQSAGAQAYGVHSIPYSVLLDPEGRVLAYNLRGRALGQKISEYIPLD
- a CDS encoding acyl-CoA thioesterase, whose protein sequence is MLRKQKPVKDSFVRMTELVLPNDTNTLNNLMGGRMMHLMDVCAAISAQRHSNRIVVTASVDNVSFREGIKLGSVITLEAQVTRSFSSSMEVHINVWAEDIPSGTKIKSNEAFLTFVAVDQSGRPIDVPEAVAETPEEISLYDGALRRRQLRLVLGGRMSPHEATELKALFDLE
- a CDS encoding energy transducer TonB produces the protein MRKHLLLLSLGLSSIATQAQEYTGSSTTTTAKYFNKQGDIQPTAEGASYSEETELKEGNAATVRTFYISGKPRSVIFYEDLARHMVHGISEGWHENGNLSWHSEMQHGKPSGPYRNHYPSGQLHYEQNYADGKRQGELVVYYPDGRLKRREIYADNQRVNGTCYNPQGQEMPCYEFEVMPSFPGGQQALLQYIGQNTRYPGKALRRGVEGKVFVKFVVDTTGVVSNVRIDKGVDPLLDTEAVHVVKNLPRFEPGRQDGRPVPVYFTVPITFSINKSSLFRQKPRAGNQPASGL
- the alaS gene encoding alanine--tRNA ligase, whose amino-acid sequence is MSLPTASHVRQQFLDFFASKGHHIVPSAPIVVKDDPTLLFINSGMAPFKDYFLGNKPAPFKRIADTQKCLRVSGKHNDLEEVGYDTYHHTMFEMLGNWSFGDYFKKDAIAWAWELLTDVYKLPKDRLYVTYFEGDKGDGLGPDTETQDLWRQYTSDDRILPGNKKDNFWEMGDTGPCGPCTEIHIDLRDEAEVAQKGGAELVNADHPQVVEIWNNVFMEFERRADKSLLKLPQQNVDTGMGFERLMMAVSGVKSNYDTDVFQPLIQFIAAEAGLQYHGTAPATVNDQPATENEKTDIAIRVIADHIRTISFTIADGQLPSNVKAGYVIRRILRRAVRYAFSSLNQKQPFLYKLVPVLADQMANIFPELKAQQQFVQRVIEEEEIAFLKTLENGLRRLDALEEAARQNGNRIDGKTAFELSDTFGFPLDLTALIAREKGLTVDEEGFKTELEAQKSRSRNAQEAEQSDWAIVTESEEQPAFVGYDQEQAPARLLRYRRTDRKGKTEYQVVLDQTPFYAESGGQIGDTGYLVSPLSKVRVLDTKKENDLIVHTVLELPQDLDAEFSAEVDHARRDQIRRNHTATHLLQAALREVVGTHVAQKGSLVNEKLLRFDFSHFTKVTDDQLRQVETIVNRKIRQQIPLDERRNVPIDEAKALGATALFGEKYGEFVRVITFDREFSVELCGGTHVRTTGDIGFFKITSESAVGAGVRRIEAVTAEAAEAFVNQQLDLLGQVREALGNPQHLIPSIEKQTEEIAGLRKQIEQFAQQSINQQKDQLVGQVKPLNGVSFLAAQVQATSADALKTLAFNLRQSVPNLVAVLGAEIDGKPQLAVMLDDELAKGGKLNASQLVRELAKEIQGGGGGQPFFATAGGKNVAGLGAAIGKAEELVSKVLV
- the gatB gene encoding Asp-tRNA(Asn)/Glu-tRNA(Gln) amidotransferase subunit GatB; this translates as MDESIKAKYQPVIGLEVHAQLLTRSKMYSSDENEYGALPNNNLSVITLGHPGTLPRVNYTAVEYAMKMGLATNCQIRRDNLFARKNYFYPDLPKGYQITQDKTPICTGGHVEVRLSDGSTKKIGITRIHMEEDAGKSMHLAGEVETLVDLNRAGVPLIEIVSEPDIRNAEEAYAYLSEIKKLVQYLGICDGNMEEGSLRCDANISVMLKDADQFGTKVEVKNMNSFRNVQRAIEYEIERQIALAEAGEVIDSETRGFDAQTGTTSGQRSKETMNDYRYFPEPDLPPVIIDDEWLHRVQAELPALPQQLYARFTGELGLSDYDANVLTADKDVALYFDELTRLTTNAKAAANWVTGPVKAYLNERALTLDQFPLTPQHLADIIGLIDENKVGHSVASKQLFPYLLENPAQTAAAAAEAQGLLQQSDAGALEAMIQQVLDANPAKVAEYRAGKKSLTGMFMGELMKLTGGKADPKMANQLLRQKLDA
- a CDS encoding protein-L-isoaspartate(D-aspartate) O-methyltransferase, which translates into the protein MHADTYRHRGLRRTLVEELRRKGIRDERVLTAIGTVPRHLFFEDAFQPHAYQDKAFPIGEGQTISQPYTVAYQTELLQVQPGERVLEIGTGSGYQCCVLLELTPHVFSIEYNPVLFERTARRLAAMHRPAHLFGGDGSLGLPQHAPFDKILVTAGSPALPRPLLRQLRVGGALVIPVGDEQTQRMVRVVRESEEEFSRQVLEEFRFVPLLGQAGWNK
- a CDS encoding TlpA disulfide reductase family protein, with translation MKSLLYVGALLGMTNACNKNTTPTSSTNGAATDASSYQLTGQLQNAPAGTKVYLAELGETQFVSRDTATVDEKGQFTFSGSLPEAGIYQVKLNDQNQALVALENGRQVQLSGDAQQFGRSYTVKGSPDSDLLQQISRTMETSRQQMQQLEQRFNQAAEQNRRDSLSILQEKAMALQKQGSASLSRLVRQSPNSVVSAFVVTSLINPDDNFALADSVANVLKKNRPDSRYTKALVARLEPLRTTAVGVEAPEISLPTPEGKAVSLSSLRGKYVLIDFWASWCGPCRQENPNVVKAYNKFKAKGFEIYSVSFDQDRGKWLKAIQTDKLTWTHVSDLKGWESAAGQTYGIKSIPQSYLLDPQGRIIAKNLRGEALDATLASVLK